From a single Collibacillus ludicampi genomic region:
- a CDS encoding L-lactate permease, which produces MREIGIAFLPFLMIFLMLFVFKQSSVRSGFAAYGTAVLLAIFVPTFHLRTVEIFDSSIHGILISSVVAYVLFFGILLFHLMNEAGLIRTIASFISHATDDPVRQVILLVVAFSPLVESSSGFGIAIIVIAPILIALGFPRYKAAFLSLVSLSAVPWGALATGTVIGANLGKIPLQTLGSEIALMSVPTFYLFAFASVLIAAGWKGLAQRWGELSVITGILAASIWLFSKYVSVELAGVLASMAAIGTEFLWIRISAKRKAGNGHVFSQVSCSEAESEMSIIKAMSPYLFLTGFLFITRLLPGVEQMFQSSLKIDLPRYSFSLPLLYSPGFALLLTSLFTICLFRMRIDVIKKSWQSTCKQWIPVTLSTISFVAMSDIMSSSGMNAILAHAAASTLGPAFILFSPLIGGLGGLLTGSNTGANAMFIQLQIEAAHQLGMSPQLLAAAQCTSASHMTMASPSRVLLGATVCEIRTEENKILRNVSLIAVSSLLVIVLEMIIYPLFNV; this is translated from the coding sequence ATGCGGGAAATCGGTATCGCTTTCCTTCCATTTCTTATGATCTTCCTGATGCTTTTTGTCTTTAAACAGTCTTCTGTGCGCTCGGGATTCGCTGCGTACGGAACTGCCGTTTTACTTGCGATTTTCGTGCCGACATTTCATTTGAGAACGGTGGAGATTTTCGATTCCAGTATTCATGGAATCCTCATTTCTTCCGTAGTCGCGTACGTGTTGTTTTTTGGCATCCTACTCTTTCATCTGATGAACGAAGCCGGATTGATTCGTACGATCGCTTCTTTCATATCTCATGCGACAGATGATCCTGTCCGCCAAGTGATTCTCCTGGTGGTTGCTTTCTCCCCTTTGGTAGAATCATCCAGTGGGTTCGGTATCGCAATCATTGTGATCGCACCGATCTTGATCGCACTCGGGTTTCCTCGTTATAAAGCCGCATTCTTATCACTGGTCAGTTTAAGTGCCGTTCCTTGGGGGGCACTGGCAACCGGAACAGTCATCGGTGCCAATCTGGGGAAGATTCCACTTCAGACATTGGGATCGGAGATTGCGCTCATGAGTGTTCCCACATTCTACTTATTCGCTTTCGCCTCTGTCCTCATAGCGGCTGGCTGGAAAGGTCTTGCACAAAGGTGGGGAGAATTGAGTGTCATTACAGGGATATTGGCGGCTTCCATATGGTTATTCAGCAAATATGTGAGTGTCGAACTCGCGGGAGTCTTGGCATCTATGGCAGCGATCGGAACAGAATTTTTATGGATCCGCATTTCAGCAAAACGAAAAGCGGGGAACGGACATGTTTTTTCCCAAGTATCGTGTTCAGAAGCTGAAAGTGAAATGAGCATCATCAAGGCGATGAGTCCTTACTTGTTCTTGACAGGGTTTCTATTTATCACGCGTTTGCTCCCCGGTGTTGAACAGATGTTTCAATCATCCCTGAAGATCGATCTGCCACGGTACTCATTTTCTTTGCCCTTGTTGTATTCGCCCGGCTTTGCTTTGTTGCTTACCTCTTTGTTTACAATCTGCCTCTTTCGCATGCGCATTGATGTCATAAAAAAGTCATGGCAGTCCACATGCAAACAGTGGATTCCTGTGACCTTGTCAACGATCAGCTTCGTTGCCATGTCAGATATCATGTCTTCATCCGGAATGAATGCGATACTTGCCCATGCGGCTGCGTCAACCTTAGGCCCCGCATTCATATTGTTCTCGCCGTTGATCGGCGGATTGGGCGGATTGCTTACCGGTAGCAACACGGGAGCAAACGCAATGTTTATTCAATTGCAGATCGAAGCGGCGCACCAATTGGGCATGTCTCCGCAATTATTGGCGGCAGCACAATGCACCAGCGCTTCTCACATGACAATGGCTTCTCCTTCACGCGTGTTATTGGGG
- a CDS encoding helix-turn-helix domain-containing protein, producing MSFGLNVKKARKAMGLSLQELSKRSGVSRSMLSQIEREEKNPTIQVACQIAEGLDMTLSQLLGEEEKQEVIVIRKEQRLVFRDERSGFERYLLSPSFPSRGIEFILNMIPPGKESGIFPPHKKGVKEYVTVLRGQLQVVLGETSYELHEGDSMYFEVHVEHRFINCGDGECRYYLVIDSRG from the coding sequence GTGAGTTTCGGTCTTAATGTAAAAAAAGCCAGAAAAGCGATGGGACTCTCGTTGCAAGAACTTTCGAAGCGTTCGGGAGTCAGCCGTTCGATGTTATCACAGATTGAACGGGAAGAAAAAAACCCGACCATTCAAGTTGCGTGTCAGATAGCAGAAGGTTTGGACATGACACTGTCACAGCTACTGGGAGAAGAAGAAAAACAAGAAGTGATCGTCATTCGCAAGGAGCAGAGGCTCGTCTTTCGTGATGAACGATCCGGTTTTGAACGTTATCTTTTATCTCCGTCATTTCCTTCGAGGGGGATTGAGTTCATTTTAAATATGATTCCTCCAGGGAAAGAATCGGGAATTTTTCCTCCACATAAAAAAGGTGTGAAAGAATATGTAACGGTCTTAAGAGGACAGTTGCAGGTTGTGTTAGGGGAGACGAGCTATGAGTTGCACGAAGGGGACTCTATGTATTTTGAAGTGCATGTGGAGCATCGCTTTATCAACTGTGGAGACGGAGAATGTCGTTATTACCTTGTGATTGATTCGCGTGGTTAA